The genomic interval AATGATTCACTTGCAATGTTACGTAACTACGTTGGCTGTGAAAGAGCAAGTGAACCCGCTGTTACAGCTGGGATTGCGTCTTACGACCTAAGTTAACTTTGATACTTTTTTGGTAacattgttttgtatttataatGAACATTGTATAGTGAATACACCATATATCCTGGCGTTATACTGAGAAGCCTCACTTGAACACGGACATCAAAATAAATGGCGGCTCCGAATGAGCGTGATACAAATCCACAAACATTGTAGCGTTGGACTATATTATATGTACATATTTTTTGTCCGGGAAACCTTACTCCCACGGATGTGATCATCAAATCAACGGCTGTCCATAacgagctccacacatccaaccatcacacacaccgtTGTGTCatactttgagtgtgtgtttgagaagcTAAACCCTCTCTCGGACGCCACATACAGCTGCTGCAAAAGCCAAACagttaaaaaacacacagacactacgTGCACATAGTGCTTTTGggagataaaaaacaaaacatcaaatgttgttgtttttcgctAAATTAGGATCTTATTTgataaaatggcatagattactatgttgacaATCACTAGACATATTACCACATAGATGGGGAACACAACCAATGTATTCGGGCACCTGTGACCGAcacatgcaggtgtgtgtagcACCACCTGATGCAGATGCCACTCCTTATTACAAGACCTGACCTATTCCATCACACACAATACGACTAACTCTATTATACTGTAGAAAAAAGGGGTTGAGAAAGATGCTGCAAATGATGGAGCATTTATTCAGGTCTTTTTAGTTTGTTTAGAGAAAATTAGCAAATATTTTGCTGGTTTGAAAAAGTCGAGAGTGCATTAACAGGGGAGATGGCCGAACACTGCTTTCAGCAGGCAAAAGCAGCTCCAAAAAAATGTAAGTCCAGTCGATACCAGCGAAAGAGAGGGGCAGTACTAAACTGCTGAAAGGTTGCTGTTGGTAATAAATTTGTGGAGCATTGAAATGCCCCCTGTGAAGCTAAAGCAAGGTTTTCAGGGTGGTGCAGACTAATGGGTTTTTCAGCTGAGAAagctaatgtctctctctctctctctctctctctctctctctctctctctctctctctctctctctctctctctctctctctctctctctctctctctctctctctctctctctctctctctctctctctctctctctctctctctctctctctctctctctctctctctccctctccccattcaTCCAAGCTTTCTCCATTCATCCTCCCATCCGCTTACTTTTCTCCTTTAATTTCCTATTCTCCCGCTCAATAATTTCCCCCTTCCGCCCATCCCCTCTTtcgctctccctccacccctcctctctcctccctccgtccctcccccagGCGAGGTTACCATGGTGGACCGGCTTGCCAACAGTGAGGCCAACTCCAAGCGGATCGGCGTGGTGGAGGGCTGCTTCGGCGCGGCGGGCCAGCCGCTGGTCATCCCGGGCCGCGTGCTGATCGGCGAGGGCGTGCTCACCAAGCTGTGCCGCAAGAGGCCCAAGGCGCGGCAGTTTTTCCTGTTCAATGACATCCTCGTGTATGGCAACATCGTgatccagaagaagaagtacAACAAGCAGCACATCATCCCGCTGGAGAGCGTCACCATCGACACGGTGCCGGACGAGGGCGACCTGCGCAACGGCTGGCTCATCAAGACGCCCACCAAGTCGTTCGCCGTgtacgccgccaccgccacggaGAAGTCTGAGTGGATGAACCACATCGCCAAGTGCGTGGCCGACCTGCTCAGCAAGAGCGGCAAGTCGCCGACGGGCGAGCACGCGGCTGTCTGGGTGCCTGACTCGGAGGCCACGGTGTGCATGCGCTGCCTCAAGGTCAAGTTCACGCCCGTCAGCCGCCGCCACCACTGCAGGAAGTGCGGCTTCGTGGTGTGCGGGCCGTGCTCGGATAAGAAGTACCTGCTGCCCAGCCAGTCGTCCAAGCCAGTGCGCGTGTGCGAGTTCTGCTACGTGCACCTGACGTCAGCCGTGGGGGGCTATGCCCAGCGCGCCGACTCCTTCGGCCGGCAGGGCTTCAACCTGTCGGACGACGAGGACGAAGACGACAGCAGCGACTGAGGAAAAGGTCTAGCCCCGGCAAACCCCCTGAACCCTagcttcaccccccccccccccccctccccccttagcTCCCTGCTCTTCAGGGAGGAATagtttgttgatttatttccctttgattttcttttttcccAACCCTGGCCCAGAATCCCGCTCACTAGCTTGAGGTGAAACTTGAACATGCAGCTTGTGACTGCGTTTGGTCACCGTGCTTTGGTGGCCTTGATTTTTAATGAGGATGTCTTCCCGCCCTAGGAGTTTGGAAGTATTGACttaagacacacatgcacacacacgtctctTTCAGCCCCTAGCCGACGTGTTCAGACGTCATTACACAAGACAGTGGTGCTACTACATCCCCATGCTACCCCTTTCTGTCTCTTCGTCTCTTCATTTTCCATGATGGATTATAGGCATGATAAGGGCCCTAACATGCTCCACTATCAAACCGCATggtgctctttttttttttgcaaatgtttCACAAGGCTTTATTTGTGAGTTCTAAACTTTAATCTCCCGCTCGGGATCGACCTAGCACTGCAGGCCCTGGCTTGCAGAACGTGTGTTTTGAGAGTTGTATCTGAAACCTGCAGTAGGACCAATCTATGACTCAGTGGAGCTCTTTACAACCACATTTTGTAGTGTGGagtaataatgacaataatggaAATATGAGGTCTTCAATAGATAATAACAATTCAGGTAGGTCAGGTTCGGTTTGTTTCACTGTTTTTGGTCACGGTTTTTggttaaaacataaaaaacaaaaaataggtTTAAACTCGGAGTAGGCTCACTAAGGCATCAAATACTCTACTCcctttctgtgtctgtatgtcttcgACTGCAGAatgtgtctgcaaatgttttaaACATGCCCAAGCCTAGTCATTTACAACAGATTTTGATGAGAACCGTTTCTCCCCAAAGTTTTGGTCTTTCAAATTGGGTTAAAGAATATGCCATGCATTACATTTTATACTACATTATACTTTCTGGGGAAAAGCAACCCAGCCAATTTATTCCCAGTTTAGTTTGCGAGGGGCAGGATTGTGGCTGGAGCCAGATGGTGGGAATGGTCAGAGATGGTTCAGAGCGAGAATAAGATGATGAAAACCTTTCCTGCTACTGCTCACTTGTCCCATGTTGGTGAGTGTTTTTGATTAGTAGTTCCATTGAAATCACCAAACCTTAATTCTCCCGGTCCGTTCAAGTCTCGGCTTGAACTTGAGCTTGTGTTATTTTTGCAACCCAAGTACCGCAGTGGAAATAAACAGTCACCGTAGCATTGGCTGAAGTAGCTCTGAGTTGTGCTCATTATCACTTTAACATTGGGATGGTTGTGTCCAAAAAAACATTGGAAAATCTCAGGAAGTGGAAAATTCCAGATTCTCAGCGCTAAACAGAAGCTCGTTCCTACGGGAGAGTTCCGGGCCCCAGAGACGCTGCTGCTGTCACTCATCCCCAGTCATGAGCGCTTCTCTGGCCTGAACTATTATCAGCATGATGGGTTCTTTGATGACACCCATTCTGGTGGCTGAGGTGTGTGACACCCAAGGAACACATGGACCCTGGCCAGTATCCTGTTAGGTGACTTCAGTGGTTTAGACGTTGAGCAGAGTGGGGTTGCTTGGACAATTTGTCGTCCGTCCGTCCCGCCTTCCACAAGAAAGAAAACCGTCGTGAGGtttctaccaccccccccccccccccattccacaAGGCAGTAAACCGTTGAAAGGGCTTCCATTGTGGCCTGCCTCACTCTCTCAGTTTGTCAGGCAGCGATGCGTCATAAAGAGAGCGTTGTTGCTCAATGATTGTTGCTGCCATCCCGTCGCTGACGGCTCTAGTGAGAGGATGGAATAATCAGGAAACCCACACATCGTCTTCCCTTTCACGCCACGTCACACAAAAAGACCACCTGGGCCTTACTAACCCCCTCGCTGAGCCACAGGAAGTTAATCTAACCTACAGGAAGTCAGTTACCCTCAGGGCCATCCCTCATTGTGTCCGTTCATACATCGGAGTGCATTGTAAAGTCAATGACCACGGATTACCCTGGTCATGTGATCAGAATGCAGAAATGGCAGATAGGGAGGAGCTGCTTGGCCACCGTGATAaagtgtgtgcggatgtgtgcgCACATAAATGATGCAAGCTGTCAGTCCTGCCACTATTTTCTATTCCTGTTTTTCTACGCTTAACCCTTTATTGAACTTGTTGAGTTTAATCTTTGAATAGGGGACAATAATAACCACAAAGACATTATTAGAATGTACTTTGTGCCCTCAAATAAAACCGCGACGGACAGTGATTCTAAACTCTGAGGTTGTTGAGCTTCAATTCACTGGTGAGAAGCAgtctattttgtgtgtttgagatgcAGCTCCTACACCACAGGCCCAACCCTACACCACACCAAAGCTCAACAGTTGGCacctatttgtgtgtgcgtcatgtTGGGTGGCTTTGTGGCCACAATCTAATGCGAGAGTGGTCCTCTTTGAAAGACACGTCTTCTCCCCGCATTaagatatatttttgtatttgccCGACACCCATTTGGATACGATGGGCATGACAGACCACATGCTTTGTATAAAATCAAACGTCACCGTTCTTGCTTTCTGGGTGAGTGTCTTTATAAAGATATAAAAATAACGTTTCTTTAACAGTCAAAACCTAATTCTTTGCAACCAATTGCTACGGTGGTTTCTGAAACGGTCCACTGTAGGACTGTTCAGGCCCATATGGTTGTGTTCACTGCCCCAACTAGCTAAGCTATGCTTTCTACGCCGCCTGCTAACAATCACGTTCCCACATGTGGAACAAAAAAAAGGGATCCTAGTCTATTTTTGTACGTGTTTTGAAGATGATTTGATGTATGCCGTGTGAAACCCCTGGAGATGCTGCTCCGCACCACAGGAGGGGGCGAAGTCTTTGGAATTAACATGGAAATCCACATTTGTAACACGACTCAGAGGCTGTTTCATGGGACGGGTTGGATCAGAGAATCTCCTCCCTGCCGTCCAACGCATCAGCACTGAATTGCACTTAACCCGTCGATCTCCGGCTAAGAGCTTTAAGTGGCCGCTCAAACCGGCACATCAGCGGAGAGCTGGTTCTgttgcccctctccccccttttgatgttaaacaatgatttccttttctttttttgtacaGATTTGCGTTTGTCCTTGTATTGTATTAGTTGTGTGACGACGCTGTCTCTagcgcctgccccccccccccacccccaagacAGGAATTCCTCTGGGTTTAGatgcgatggagagagagattgtgtttgcatgtgtggtgTTTTTATTTCACAAACTCAAGTGAGGTCAAATTTAATTGTATCGCCTTTGAGCACAGTCAGACAGGGGTTCACTGCCCCACACTGACCCACACTGCCCCAAACCACAGACCAGTCTAAAGGGCAAAGAAAAAGCACAGTCGACTGTGGACTTTCATCCATTAATTGGAGGATGAGGGTCACATTGGCCGGGCTGATGCTGACCATTAAAACAGACTGCCCAGACCAGTGGATGAGGCTCCCAGTTATAGGCCACTAGGTCAGCGTTAACCCAGGGAGAGGGTGCTTGTCCTGGGCTGTCCTCACCACGTCCACCCAAATATGCTTCAGTCGTTAAAGGAGCCCTATTTGACCACCAGGAGATTACAAAATGGGTCCATTAGTGACATCAGAAGTGGGTGTGTCTACCCGGATATGTAATATAATTGGTCTAAAATAGAGGCTCTTTGAATGGgatagtgtttgtgtctgttatCTGTGTGGCTGTTCAAGGACCAATCAAACAAGAGGGAGCTGGGGCTAGAGTCGATAGACAGACGAGTTCTGCTCGTGACCAACTTGGAGTTGTAGAGCACAGATCATGTTTAAGGGACTATAATGATATTCAGGTAAACTGATGAATGAATTCTCCTGGATTTCTATGTGTGCTCTAATGTGCTTCTTGGTGTTGTATTTTTATCTCCATTTCATTTTTTCCATCGGTTGGTTTGATTGGAAGGTGTTTATTTTTGCATTGAAattctttattttaaatgaaaagGGCTTCAATTTGAATGTAATCCAGTATGTCATTGTTAGATACAAATTTTGACagaattttaaataaaagaaaatctaaatatttttgtgtgtgtattcaaaataataatgtgtgtgtatatatatatatatatatatatatatatatatatatatatatatatatatatatatacacatatacatatatatatatatatatatatacacatatacatatacatatatatgttctCTACGATCACTCCAACTTTTCTGCTGTGTAATCAAGCTTCAACTTTACCTGACAAAACAATGTAGGCTTGTAATAATGAAACCCATCTGATAATAGAATAGGACCCTTATGAAACAATTGGATGGCttacctgtctgcctgcctacctacctacctacctacctacctacctgcgCCTGCCTGCACTTGCTCTGTCTGTACATTCTGGCTCATGAGCAGAGTCTCCAATTAAGGCAGGCGGACCCAGAGCCCTGAGGGGACCCAGACCCAGAGTCCTGGGGGGACCCAGACCCAGAGCCCCGGGGGGACCCAGACCCAGAGCCCCGGGTGGACCCAGACCCAGAGCCCTGGTGGGACCCAGACCCAGAGCCCCGGGGGGACCCAGACCCAGAGCCCTGGGGGGTCCCCGAGCCCCGGGCGGACCCAGACCCAGAGCCCCGGGGGGACCCAGACCCAGAGCCCTCGGGGGTCCCCGAGCCCTGAGCGGACCAAGAGCCCTAGGCGGAGCCGGACCCTGGTTGGACCCAATTAGGCAGACCTAAAGCTAGCGAACTGGCAATGTTTggtggctttggagggaggcctgaagTGTGGGCTGGGAAGCTTACGGTTGAATAGCCTTAATAAAACATTGATTAATGCAAAGTGATAAATTACACCACCTTgatattctttcttaatttgaAAACAGGCCAACGGGTTGACCTCAAAATCCGACAAAATCCATCGCAAAATTAACACCGCAGGAAGGTTGCTGAGAAACTCCAGCGAGCGGGATAGACAAGTCATTGAGTTGAAGGTCTCATTCATAGGCATACCTTAGACAACATGCTCTCTCTACACCTCCCTGAACCCCACACAAAGTGTCCACTGAAAGGCATATACAACCTGTTTCATTCTTTTAAACTCAAACAcgtttaaagaaaaaaacaaccgtCTATTCTGTGGGTGAAGGCTGAGCTTTAAATTGTTGAGGTAAACCTCACAAGGTCAGTTGAGGCTTGCCTGCAGCCTAAAGGTGTTTCACAGTCTTTACTGGCGCAACTTTTATCTACAGTAAGAACCTCCTACGTACCTAACCTTACCCAATTGAACCATTGGGATTATTGATTCTGCATTGATTCTTGTATTTTTGATAATTTGTGGTCGTGGGACCCTTCATTCATTGACGGGGTGTTAATAGAAGCAGCCTGGACGCGATTGACCAATTTCAATGACAGATTTCCAACCATGATGTCCTGCACTCATAATGGGCTATGTTTTCTCTTAGAAACGTTGTTGCACGCTTTTTAGTATTAGTTTGGATTGCAGCCATTACTTTGAATCATGCGTGGTCTATTGACTTAGTCTCATTTGTGTCCCTTCTGCAGAAAGCATCTGCTTAATAATGAGTAAAGGTGTCTGGGTAAAAAGGGAAATGCCTGAGCTCCTGCCAGCTAAATGCCAAACAGCTTTTTAAAATGCCTCTGGAATCTACAGGGACACGTGTTGAATCTGTGCCGCCCTAATAGGAGCTCAGTTTCCAGTGCTGGGAATAGGCGGAGTGGGTGTAAGGATCGATGATGAATATAATGAAGAGATAAAAAAGCACGTCTTCTTTTAAATCCGCAGCTGTGAGAATTGAAAggatctttttatttataatttattgaAAGTACATTTGTACGAGGGGTACAATCATCTTTATGAGTGACAGAAAAGCTTCAAAATGATTGTTGGTGAGTGGCGCTGAAGTAGATAGATATAATGTCGCCAATCATTTCTATTATATCAAAAACACACGGAATGACACTTCTCTCATTCACAGTTCAGCGATTGAATCGCCTACCAAAGAGATGACCACGGGCGAAGATGTGAATAGAATAAAATCCACATAACAAAGGGTTGCTAGTTGGAATCGGGATTCCAAGGCTCTTTATACTGTCAACGTGAGCGAATTCCTGTACACTTTTGGCATAGCAATTCCAGGATACAAATCAGCCCTAAATGCCTTATTATTGCATTGCAAAAATATaaagaacaaaaacatttcTTAATGTAAAGAATATTATAATATGCAATCATATAAAGAACAAAATACTTCCTTAATGTAATTCATATGTTCTGTACGTCACCATTGGGCTGCTGAACCTTCCCTTGAGTAAGACATCAAAAGCATCTCATTAAAGAACCTATCCACATTTTATGTATGAAATCAAGCTTGCTCTTACCAGAGCGCAGATACACTCTTTACGCTCTCTTATCTACCATAACTTTTACTATAATAGATGTTGTTTAAAGTATGGATGCACAGGTATCACACTATTCGGACCACAAAGAGAGCATGTCCCAAAACCTCAAGGAATATTCACTTTGTCCTGACAACATATCTACATGCTTTTCCAAAACATGTAGATAAACATTTCATCAATGTTAAACAAATCTATAAATCACGGACTGGATATTGGAATAAACACCACAACTGTTCACGTTGTCACTGACACTGTTAAAACAACTTTTTTAACTTTTAATTGACACTGAAATAGACTCCTTGACGTAGAAAGGAAAAATTCATCACCATATCTGAAGGTTTGTCTACATGTCtgaggagaggtcaaaggtcaggcgCGAGAAGATGGTGAAAACCTTGCTACTCGTTCTTGGCTGACAAGAGAGCAGGAACTATTTTGTTATTATCCTCATTCTGCTCTGCCTgcttcagtcacacacacacacacacacacacatacacacacacacacacacacacacacattattgacATGATAAATGTGTTGAGCAGTAAGGTCAAGAAAGCTAACACACTTTATACTGTCAACATATTCAATTCTTTTTTACTTTTGGCCAGATGTGTTTGAGTAATTTGCATTAGTCAAAACGTTAAAAGgaacattttatatattatattagacaTTATACACTGAATTCATGAACACATTTGGCAAAGCAATTCCAGGATACAATTAAGCTTTAATTGCCTGTGTTGCATTGCAAAAAAGTGCAATTCCTTACGTAATTAATATGTCGTGTACATCACCACTGGGCTGTTGAACCCTCTGATAACAGCAACTCAAGGTAAATACCTTTCCATTGAGTAGGACATAAAAATAAACTCATTACAAAACCTATAAACAACAGAACGCAGATACACTTTTCTGTCTCTTGCCCACCATCATTATTATAGTAGTTTGTTTTTAAGTGtatcatatttttatgtataatAGTTTCAAGAATGGCTGCACACAAATCACACTATTCTGACCACAAATAGAGCATGTCCCAGAACCTCAAAGGGAATTCACTACATACTGACAAGATGTTCAACATAATCATGTTCAGATTTGAGAGGCGTACCGTGTATAGTACTGTGGATAAATGATACAAAAACAAGGCATTTTACTTCTGTATTGGCCATTCCAACAAGGGTCGGTCTGATAACCACTCAGCACATCTTGAGAGGAGAAACCATGCCGTCTAATCAGAGAACATGACAGCTGATGGGTGACAAACATACCAGATGCATGCACAGTCCGGTTGGGTCCAGGATTATCGGTCGAATCACATTCTAAACACGGTTCAACTTGGATTGGATGTCTTAACAAGATGGCTGGAAACACGCTTAGCTTTCAATTTACTGCTTTGACGAAACAGGTAGATAAACGTTTCATCTCAATGTTAAACGAATCTGTAAATCGTGGGCCggatatgaaagaaaaaaaaaagctgacgTTGTCACAGGAGAAGGGAGGACAACCTCTCAGccttgagtgtgagagagggacagcacTTCCGGACACTCTTTGTTAGGCTGCAATTGGGTCGATCAGGGGATACTGGCCAAGGTGAATAGGAAACCTTGCCCTCTTCGGAGGAGAAGTTGTTCATAAAGGAAACAAATCCTTAAACATGCACTCAACCCTTTATAATCTACAGTA from Gadus morhua chromosome 11, gadMor3.0, whole genome shotgun sequence carries:
- the plekhf2 gene encoding pleckstrin homology domain-containing family F member 2 gives rise to the protein MVDRLANSEANSKRIGVVEGCFGAAGQPLVIPGRVLIGEGVLTKLCRKRPKARQFFLFNDILVYGNIVIQKKKYNKQHIIPLESVTIDTVPDEGDLRNGWLIKTPTKSFAVYAATATEKSEWMNHIAKCVADLLSKSGKSPTGEHAAVWVPDSEATVCMRCLKVKFTPVSRRHHCRKCGFVVCGPCSDKKYLLPSQSSKPVRVCEFCYVHLTSAVGGYAQRADSFGRQGFNLSDDEDEDDSSD